CGGCATGCCGCACGTGGCGAGTGCGGCGACCTGGCCGCCAGCTACATCGCGCGTGCCGGCACCTGGCAACTGGTGCTGACCCACGGCACACACGAAGTCCGCGCACTGCTCCGGCATTTCGAACACCGCACCATCCGCGACACCCCGGCGCTGAATCTCACCCAGGCGCATCTGCACGCAAGGCTCGGCGAGTTCAGCCATGCGCGTCTGCTGCTGGAACGTTTCCGCGACTTCCCGGCGGCGCTGCGTGAGCCCTTGCAGCGCGACTACACGGTGGTGGTGGCGCTGCTGCGCGACCGCCTGGATGAAATCTGCGGCAATCCACACGGCCTTAGCCAGATCGCCGCGCAGGCCGGCGCACTGGACGAAGACGACCACCTGGGCCGCGGGATGCTGCTGTGCATCTGCGCCAACACCGCGCTTGCACAAGGCGCCTTTGCAGTTGCCGAGCGCCATGCACTGGCCGCACGCGATGCCATGCGCCGCGGCGGCAGCGATCTCGGTGCCAGCCAGGCGCTGCTGTCGCTGGGGCAGAGTCTGTTTTACCGCGGCCAGCTCGGCGACGCCGAAGCCTGCTACCAGCAAGCCCTGCAGTGCTGCGCCCGCTCACCAAAGCTGGACCGTGTAGTGCAAGCCGCAGGTCAGTGCCTGCTTGCGCAGCTGCACTACGAGCGTGGCCACCACGACGATGCGGCCGACCTGCTGCATCCGGCGCTGGAACTGCTCGAACAACACGATGGCAGCGCCGATGTCCTGGCAGCTGCCTACGACACCGCACTGGGCCTGGAACGCGTGCGCGATCGCAGCGGACGCAGTGCCCTGGGGTTGCTCGAACACATCGAACAGATTGCCCACGAGCGCAAGCTGGCGCGGCTGTCCGAACTGGCCGCTGCGTGGCGATTGATGGTGCTGCTGGAGCACCCCGGCACGACGGCCATCGACCTGCTGATCGCCCGCACCGGCGGCGAATCCGGCCTGGCCCACACGTTGCGCGCCGCGCACCGCTGGCGCGACCGCGCCGCAATGGGCTTTGCGCTGGCGCGCTGGCATCGGCTGGCCGGGCGCAGCAGTGCGGCGCTGAGCATTCTTGGCCAGATCGAGCAAGCCTGCCTGAGCAACGACAATGCCTGCCACCTCGCGCGCACCCGTGCGCGCATCGCACTGGTGCTGCAGCAGCGCGGCGAACTGCTCGAGGCACTGCCGCCGCTGTACAGCGCACTGGATCACGTAGCGCTGACCCAAAGCTGGCAGGCCATCGTCGAGCTGGGTCTGCCAGCCAAGGCGATGCTGCGGTCGCTGCGCCAGCACGACCCGCACACCGTTGGCGGCACCACGCGTGCATTGACCATCCAGGCCTTGCTCGAACGGCTCAGCGGCGACGAAGACCCGGCCAGCGACATGTTCAGCGAGCGCGAACTGGAAGTGCTGGCGCAGCTGGCACGCGGCTATTCCAACAAGCAGATCGCCCGCCACCTGCACCTGTCGGAGAACACCGTCAAGTTCCACCTCAAGAACCTGTATCGCAAGCTCAATGCACGCAGCCGCGAGGGTGCGCTGGCACAGGCTCAGCAACGGGGCGTGTTGCACGGCCAGGATCCCCAGCAAGCAGAAGATGCGCCCCGCTGAGTGGTGGAGCTTGCCCGACCTGCGTCTTCACGGACGGCGGCGCCTGCGCTCGCAGCGCGTGAGTGCTGCAAGCAACGCTCAAGTCAATGCACCGGCAATCCACACGCCACAGATGCACGCCGCCCGCGACAACATCAGCCGAAGCTCAGCGTGCCCTTCATCATCGCCCAGTGTCCGGGGAACGAGCAGAAGAACGTATACGCGCCGCCCTTGGTCAACTTGCTGGTGGCAAAGCTGACCGTGGCGCTCTCGCCGCCGCCGATGACCTTGGTATGCGCGATCACGCGCGCATCGGCCTTGGGCAGATAGCTGTCGGCAAGGGTAGACCGCACGCCGGCATTGGCGATCGGCTGGAAATCGGCGGTCTTGGTCAGCACCCAGTTATGCCCCATCACGGTGGGGGCCATCTTGCCGGAATGCTTGAGCGTCACCTCCACCTGCGTGCAGTCCGGCGCGATGGTGATGGCGCTCTGGTCGAATTTCATCTGGTCGTTGCCGGTGATGGTCACCGCACAGGTCTTTGCCCAGGCCGAAGGCGCCAGCCCCAGCAAGCCCAGTACCGCGATCGTCGAAAACAGTTTCAAGGCATGACTCCTGCAATAAGAAATACACCACGCGCCCAAGGCAACCATCGCTGCGCGCACAGCGTCGGCGCTTCCAGGGTAATGCCTTGTCGAGGTCAACAGAACATCCACAGGCCGCTATCGCAGTGCGCAGGCGATGACCGGTGCCACGTAGCACCGCCACACCTCGCCATGACCCTGCAGGCCTGGCTCAACCGTCTGCATCAGGCATGACGGAAGAATGCGTCCATGTGCGCGTCCGTGGCCGACGCCCCCTGCGGCGCCTGGAACGTGCCGCGCTTGCCGGCCATCATCTGCACGAAGGCCTGCTTGAAGCGCGCCATCTCCTCGGGTGCGCCCACAGTGATGCGCGACCAGGTTGGCCACACCGGCCAGCTGCGTCCGATGAACGCGCCGAAGCTGGCCATGGCGTCCTTGAAGCCGTCCGCCGGTTGCTTCACATCGACCATGAAGCGATTGCTCTGCGATAGCGATGCAGGCGTAGCCCTGCGCGCGCAGCAACCCGATCACATCCTCGCGTGGAGCGGCGGTGCGGGCGCGCCATTGCGGCACCAGTGCAGTGTCGCGCAGGCTGGCCAGCCCGGCTGCGGCCGCCGTTACCGGCAGGCTGTTGACGCTGTAGAACATCAGCTTGGCCAACAACTCCGGCCGTGCCGCGACGTAACCCAGGCGGATGCCGGCCATGCCGTAGAGCTTGGAGGAGGTGCGCAGCACCACCACGTCTTCGCCCCGCCGCCACCATGTCCACCCTGCTGCGGGTGTTCTGCGCGAAGTGGATATAGGCCTCGTCCACCATCAGCACGCTGCCCTTGGGCTTGTGCGCCAGTGCGTAGTCCAGGTCCTTGCGCGCGGTCGCCGAACCGGTGGGGTTGTTGGGATTGCAGATGTAGATCACGCCGGCATGCGCATCGGCACTGCACATGGCTTGCACGTCATGCGAGAAATCCTTGCGCAGCGGCACCTTGATCAGCTTGGCGCCATTGCGCGTGGCTGCGCGCCATCCCGACTCGTAGATGGGATC
The window above is part of the Xanthomonas cassavae CFBP 4642 genome. Proteins encoded here:
- a CDS encoding LuxR C-terminal-related transcriptional regulator codes for the protein MLEPVALLAPRPSPSRDHPLPDWLLAGKLEPPLPRPGAVLREALLSTLDRARARPLTLLLAPPGFGKTTVLAQWHARLQTSQHMAVAWLSLDEEDADAARFLGHLALALQHAGADAALCASVLHGCDQDPRNAVPLLIRALRNAPRPISVILDDYDRVGSASVDELVLRLIEHGGGRLHLLLATRRIPALPLARLDLQAQLSRLGSVQLALDADEARTLLGPQIPAPMVDALLRYTEGWPVALHLARLWLEGDAQRQQEVTARFSGRSAQIAAYLAEQVVNDLDADTRDLLLRTSHLKRINASLADTLRQREDSGRLLARLEHFHGLLVPLDGEREWFRYHRLFADFLQQLLDREHPGQAVHLHQRAARWCGEHQHLADAVRHAARGECGDLAASYIARAGTWQLVLTHGTHEVRALLRHFEHRTIRDTPALNLTQAHLHARLGEFSHARLLLERFRDFPAALREPLQRDYTVVVALLRDRLDEICGNPHGLSQIAAQAGALDEDDHLGRGMLLCICANTALAQGAFAVAERHALAARDAMRRGGSDLGASQALLSLGQSLFYRGQLGDAEACYQQALQCCARSPKLDRVVQAAGQCLLAQLHYERGHHDDAADLLHPALELLEQHDGSADVLAAAYDTALGLERVRDRSGRSALGLLEHIEQIAHERKLARLSELAAAWRLMVLLEHPGTTAIDLLIARTGGESGLAHTLRAAHRWRDRAAMGFALARWHRLAGRSSAALSILGQIEQACLSNDNACHLARTRARIALVLQQRGELLEALPPLYSALDHVALTQSWQAIVELGLPAKAMLRSLRQHDPHTVGGTTRALTIQALLERLSGDEDPASDMFSERELEVLAQLARGYSNKQIARHLHLSENTVKFHLKNLYRKLNARSREGALAQAQQRGVLHGQDPQQAEDAPR
- the azu gene encoding azurin, which gives rise to MKLFSTIAVLGLLGLAPSAWAKTCAVTITGNDQMKFDQSAITIAPDCTQVEVTLKHSGKMAPTVMGHNWVLTKTADFQPIANAGVRSTLADSYLPKADARVIAHTKVIGGGESATVSFATSKLTKGGAYTFFCSFPGHWAMMKGTLSFG